One Gossypium hirsutum isolate 1008001.06 chromosome A11, Gossypium_hirsutum_v2.1, whole genome shotgun sequence genomic window carries:
- the LOC107899626 gene encoding F-box/kelch-repeat protein SKIP6: MSTSTNTNTDNAAVKPSTPPEPTQPPRLIPSLPDDVALNIIARVPRRHHPTLSLVSKSMKSLLSSPLLYAARSLLSCAEHFLYISLRLHTSHFMRFYTLYQNPNNPLNPKYSLIPLPLIPSPSLVGSAFAAINHKIYVLGGSIKDIPSPQVWSLDCRTHKWEPAPNMHVSREFAAAGAVDDKIYVIGGCVVDNWARSKNWAEVYDPKTGKWNSVPSPIQIRDKWMHASAVIDGKVYAMADRNGVCYEVKSGNWETVDSDLDNGWRGRACVIDGVLFCYDYLGNIRGYNVKEGTWKELKGLDKGLPKFLCGATMANLGGKLMVVWESKNGGGKETEIRCAEIQVKTNEAGELWGNIEWSDVVLLVPREASIVHCLAVAL; encoded by the coding sequence ATGTCCACCTCCACTAACACCAACACCGACAACGCCGCCGTCAAACCATCAACTCCACCGGAACCAACACAGCCACCACGGCTAATACCATCTCTCCCAGACGACGTGGCTTTAAACATCATAGCCCGAGTCCCAAGACGCCACCACCCAACCCTTTCATTAGTCTCAAAATCTATGAAATCCCTTCTCTCTTCGCCTCTCCTTTACGCCGCCCGTTCCCTCCTCAGCTGCGCCGAGCACTTCCTCTACATCTCGCTCCGCCTCCACACCAGCCACTTCATGCGCTTCTACACACTCTACCAAAACCCCAATAACCCATTAAATCCCAAATACTCCCTCATCCCCCTCCCTCTTATCCCTTCCCCTTCCTTAGTCGGCTCCGCCTTCGCCGCCATCAACCACAAAATCTACGTCCTCGGCGGCTCCATTAAAGACATCCCTTCTCCACAAGTGTGGTCCCTTGACTGCCGGACCCACAAATGGGAACCAGCTCCGAACATGCATGTTTCCCGCGAGTTCGCCGCTGCCGGAGCCGTTGACGATAAAATTTACGTCATCGGCGGTTGCGTGGTTGATAATTGGGCTAGGTCGAAGAACTGGGCTGAAGTTTATGACCCCAAAACGGGGAAATGGAACTCCGTTCCAAGTCCGATCCAAATCCGGGACAAATGGATGCATGCGAGCGCTGTTATTGATGGAAAAGTTTACGCTATGGCTGATAGAAACGGGGTTTGCTACGAAGTTAAAAGCGGGAATTGGGAAACGGTGGACAGTGATTTGGATAATGGGTGGCGAGGGAGAGCTTGCGTGATCGATGGGGTTTTGTTTTGCTATGATTATTTGGGGAATATAAGGGGGTATAATGTGAAGGAAGGGACTTGGAAGGAATTGAAAGGGTTGGACAAAGGGTTGCCGAAATTTCTATGCGGTGCTACAATGGCGAATTTGGGAGGGAAGTTGATGGTGGTCTGGGAATCAAAGAATGGAGGTGGGAAAGAAACGGAAATTCGATGCGCTGAGATTCAGGTGAAGACAAATGAAGCTGGGGAGTTATGGGGGAACATTGAGTGGTCTGATGTTGTTCTTTTGGTTCCCAGAGAAGCTTCCATTGTTCATTGCTTGGCAGTTGCTTTGTGA